The proteins below come from a single Syntrophorhabdus sp. genomic window:
- a CDS encoding thymidylate synthase, whose amino-acid sequence MRPVFIEARDLPDAWFQCIYRIFEDDGVHEYIIDRGSFEGNKRREFDLVMVHIKYPGTVPLIPDIPAELGVPAPTSMDYVEEYLQYLMTDKKAPNELYTYGERLTNPKVFVDGRECACGVNPVEEVIDIYRKGNFGTNQAIMEIGMPSDITLEDPPCLRLIDTRVTDGKLHFVLYFRSWDLWAGFPTNLAAIQLLKEYMCQEIGVEDGTITAVSKGLHLYEYTFGFALQRLRRDAK is encoded by the coding sequence ATGAGGCCAGTGTTCATCGAGGCGCGGGACCTGCCGGACGCCTGGTTCCAGTGCATATACCGGATATTCGAGGACGATGGGGTGCATGAGTACATCATCGACCGCGGCTCCTTCGAAGGGAACAAACGTCGCGAGTTCGACCTTGTCATGGTCCATATCAAGTATCCCGGAACGGTGCCGCTCATCCCCGACATCCCGGCCGAACTCGGCGTGCCCGCACCCACCTCCATGGATTACGTCGAGGAGTACCTCCAGTATCTCATGACGGACAAGAAGGCGCCCAACGAACTCTATACGTACGGAGAGAGGCTCACGAACCCCAAGGTGTTCGTCGACGGGCGGGAATGCGCCTGCGGCGTGAACCCCGTAGAGGAGGTCATCGACATCTACAGGAAGGGGAACTTCGGGACAAACCAGGCGATCATGGAGATCGGCATGCCTTCCGACATCACCCTCGAGGATCCTCCGTGCCTGAGGCTCATCGATACGCGCGTGACCGACGGCAAGCTCCACTTTGTTCTTTATTTTCGCAGCTGGGACCTCTGGGCCGGTTTTCCCACGAACCTCGCCGCCATCCAGCTCTTGAAGGAATACATGTGCCAGGAGATAGGGGTGGAGGACGGCACCATAACCGCCGTCAGCAAGGGGCTCCATCTCTACGAATACACCTTCGGCTTCGCCCTCCAGCGCCTTCGCAGGGACGCGAAGTGA
- a CDS encoding patatin-like phospholipase family protein, with translation MSGCEVAIRRLFFLFVVAIVLLSSCTTAPVVTPKRAEPKVALVLGGGSAKGFAHVGVLRVLEREKIPIHMIVGTSVGSLIGGIYASNPDSFQLEWAAFKIARGDILDYSITSSKMGPVQGARLEAFVEQNAKVKLVEATKIPFYPVATDLNTGETVTLEKGSLAKAIHASSAIPGIFVPVTFGNRTLVDGGVTSNIACDVARAKGANVIIAVNLQKDVRDTDITSVIDVIAQSISIMMHVNTRSKLAHADVIIEPDTKGISMFDFSRKKTLMEEGMKATEIALPRIRSLTGK, from the coding sequence TTGTCGGGTTGCGAGGTGGCTATTAGACGGTTATTCTTCCTCTTCGTTGTCGCAATCGTTCTCCTCTCCTCGTGCACGACGGCGCCCGTCGTCACCCCGAAGCGGGCGGAACCAAAGGTGGCCCTCGTTCTCGGCGGCGGATCGGCGAAGGGTTTCGCGCACGTCGGTGTGCTCCGCGTCCTTGAAAGGGAGAAGATCCCCATTCACATGATCGTGGGCACGAGCGTCGGCAGTCTCATCGGCGGCATCTACGCGTCGAACCCCGACAGTTTCCAGCTGGAATGGGCGGCCTTCAAGATCGCGAGGGGTGATATCCTCGATTATTCCATAACCTCGTCGAAGATGGGCCCCGTGCAGGGGGCACGGCTCGAGGCATTCGTGGAGCAGAACGCGAAGGTGAAGCTCGTGGAGGCCACGAAGATACCCTTCTATCCCGTTGCCACCGACCTCAACACGGGAGAGACGGTAACCCTCGAAAAGGGGTCGCTGGCGAAGGCAATACACGCGTCTTCGGCCATCCCGGGCATCTTTGTTCCCGTCACATTCGGGAACAGGACCCTGGTGGACGGCGGCGTCACGAGCAACATCGCCTGCGACGTGGCCCGCGCCAAAGGAGCCAACGTCATCATCGCCGTGAATCTCCAGAAAGACGTGCGGGACACGGACATAACATCCGTGATCGACGTCATCGCCCAGTCCATATCCATCATGATGCACGTCAATACGAGGTCCAAGCTCGCCCACGCCGATGTCATCATCGAGCCCGATACGAAGGGCATCTCGATGTTCGATTTCTCCCGGAAAAAGACCCTGATGGAAGAAGGCATGAAGGCAACGGAAATAGCCCTGCCCCGCATCAGGTCGCTGACCGGGAAATAA
- a CDS encoding MBL fold metallo-hydrolase, with the protein MFVKQMEVGSFAIFAYIVACKETNDALVIDPAAECDRIYKEAEARGYTIRYIVNTHCHVDHIMGNKRMKELTGAEIVIHEIEAPALVHQSPHSFQMFGGEPSPPADRTVRDGDTITVGNTSLSIIHTPGHSPGSISLYHPGMVFTGDTLFVGSIGRTDLDGGSWETLLASVKNKLFALPDDTVVAPGHNYGDATRSTIGREKVYNPFVGLRGGY; encoded by the coding sequence ATGTTCGTTAAGCAGATGGAAGTAGGCAGCTTCGCGATATTCGCGTACATCGTCGCCTGCAAGGAGACGAACGATGCCCTCGTCATAGACCCCGCCGCGGAATGCGACCGCATATATAAGGAGGCTGAGGCGAGGGGGTATACCATTAGATATATAGTCAACACGCACTGTCACGTGGACCATATCATGGGCAACAAGCGCATGAAGGAACTCACGGGGGCCGAGATCGTCATCCATGAGATCGAGGCACCCGCGCTCGTTCACCAGTCCCCCCATTCCTTCCAGATGTTCGGCGGCGAGCCATCGCCCCCCGCCGACAGGACCGTCCGGGACGGCGACACCATCACCGTGGGGAACACGTCCCTTTCCATCATTCACACCCCGGGGCACTCGCCGGGGAGCATCTCCCTGTACCACCCGGGAATGGTCTTTACGGGGGACACCCTCTTCGTGGGCAGCATCGGCAGGACGGACCTCGATGGCGGCTCATGGGAGACGCTGCTCGCGTCGGTCAAGAACAAACTTTTCGCCCTCCCCGACGACACTGTCGTCGCGCCGGGACACAACTACGGTGACGCGACGCGCAGCACCATAGGGCGGGAAAAGGTCTACAACCCCTTTGTCGGGTTGCGAGGTGGCTATTAG